In the genome of Bosea sp. BIWAKO-01, the window CTCGATCGACGACATCTACCGGATCAATGTCCGCAGCGCCGACGGCAAGATGGTGCCGCTGCGCAGCCTGCTGGAGATCCACGTCGTCGTCGGTCCGCCCGCGCTGATCCGCTACAACAACCTGCGGGCCGTCACGATCCAGGGCGGCCCGGCGCCCGGCGTCTCCTCGGGCGAGGCGCTCAACGCCATGCAGGAGGTCGCGGCGCGCGTACTGCCCGCGGGCTATGCCGGCGAATGGACCGATACCGCCTTCCAGGAGAAGCGGGCCGAGGGCAAGACGCCGATCATCCTCGCCTTCGCCGTGCTCTTCGCGTTCCTCTTCCTCGTCGCGCTCTACGAGAGCTGGACGATTCCGGTGCCTGTGCTGCTCTCGGTCTCGATCGGCATTCTCGGCTCCTTCGCCTTCATGGTGCTCGGGCACCTGACACTCGATGTCTATGCCCAGATCGGCATGATCGTGCTGATCGGCCTTGCCGCGAAGAACGGTATCCTGATCGTCGAGTTCGCCAAGGAACAGCGCGAGAGCGGGGTTCCCCTGCTCGAGGCGGCGGCAGAAGGCGCCCGGCTGCGCTTCCGGCCGGCGATGATGACCTCGTTTGCCTTCATCCTCGGGCTGCTGCCGCTCGTCATCGCCACCGGCGCCTCGCAGCTCGCCCGGCGCAATGTCGGCACTCCGGTCTTCGGCGGCATGATCTTCGCCTCGCTGCTCGGAATCTTCGTGATCCCGCCGCTCTACGTCTTCTTCCAATCAATGCGGGAACGCCTGCGCCCATCGACGAAGCCGAAGCCGATTGCAGAGGCGGCGACGCCACCGACTGGGGAGGCCGCGGCCAAGCCGCATAGTCCTGCCGAGTAGCGTTTGTGGCGGTTCGATCGGCCACGGCTTCTGTCATGGCCCGAGGCGAGGGCGAGGGAGCCGCCGCGATCCAGCCACAAGCCGGCGCCGCCCGGACCACCGTTGCCGGAACCGCCAGGTTCGCTGCACCGCGGCAACCCCAGCCATGACGCGCCCAAGCGGTGCTATCCCGCGCTTGATCGCGATCATGGATTCAATCAGCGCAATCTGGTTGCCATCATCGTTTGCTCCTCTGTCTTTCTTGTTCTCCGCGCCGGCCGGAAAGCGGTGCGGCCTCAAAACGTCAGGACGACCTTTCCGAAATGCTCACCGGCCTGAAGGTGCCGCAGGGCTTGCGAAGCCTCCGTCCAGGGGAAGACCCGGTCGATGACGGGGCGCGTATCCCCGCCGGCGAGCCCGTTCATCAGGGCATCCAGCGTCGCGCGTGATCCCACCGGGACGCCGCGAACGATCGCCTGCTTTCGGAAGATGTCGAGCGGGTTGATCGAGCCGTCGTGGCCGCCGAGATAACCGATCACATTGATCTGCCCGCCCGACCGGATCGCTTTCAACGATTGTGTGAAGCTTCCCGGCCCGCCGACCTCGAGGATGTGGTCGACGCCCCTTCCGCCCGTGAGCGCGAGCACGGAATCGGCCCAGGCCGGGTGCTTGCGGTAGTTCACCCCGGCCCAGGCCCCGAGCGCCTCGGCCCGGGCGAGCTTTTCGTCGCTGCTCGAGGTCACGATGACCCGGGCCCCGACCAGGCGAGCGAACTGCAGGCCGAAAAGCGCGACGCCCCCGGCTCCTTGCACCAGAACGGTTTCTCCCGGCCTGAGCGCTCCGAAGGTCACCAGCGCCTGCCAGGCCGTGGAGGCCGCGCAGGGCAACGCGGCCGCATCGATGTCCGAGAGCGCGTCCGGCACTTTGACGAGGCGCTGTTCGTCGAGCGTCACCTCCTCCTGCAGCATGCCGTCCAGCGGTCCGCCAAGCGGAAGGCCGGCTCGGCTGATGTCGAACCGGCCATCATCCCATTGGCCCCAGAATGCCGAAACGACGCGGTCCCCAATCGCAAAGCGATCGACCCCCTCCCCCCACGGCGACGACCTCACCGACCCCATCTGAGCGGGACGAGCGGCAGGGGATAAGCGATCGAGAACCGCCCCTCGACGATCTCCAGGTCGCGATAGTTGAGGCTTACCGCGCGCAGGCGCAGCCGAACTTCGCGGTGTCCCGGTGGGCGCGGCTCACGCCGTGTGATCGCCAGGCCGTCCAACCCGTGCTTGTCGATGACAATGGCTTTCATCGGCTCTCGCTTTGCATGACCACCCGCTCGCGAGAGAAGGAGGACGTTTCATCGAAGCGGACGATTGACCGGCTGAAGATCGGTATGCAAATGCATAATGTTCATAAAAATAATGCCGGATAAGCATATGCTGGATGAACTCAAGGCCTTCGTCCTGCTTGCGGAGACCGGGTCTGTGCAACGCGTCGCCGAACGCCTGCTGCTGACGCAGCCGGCGGTGACCCGGCAGGTCCAGCGGCTCGAGCGCATGCTTGATGCGACGCTGCTCGATCGGCGTGCCAAGCCGGCGACGTTCACGCGGGCGGGGGTCGTGGCGCTGGAGCGCGCCCGCGCCATCCTGGCGTCTGTGGACGAGCTGAAGCAGGTCCTGGCTTCCGATGCCGAGCCGGCTGGTCAGCTGAGGCTTGGGGTTGCCCATACGCTGGCCACCGCCGAACTGGCCGAAGCGGTGGAGTCCTTGCGCCAGCACTATCCGAACCTTGCACTCCAGTTGGTCAGCGGCTGGACGCCGGAGCTCGCGGCGAAGGTCGAGCAGGGCACGCTCGACGCCGCCATCCTGCTATCTGCCGGCGATGCGGGCAGCCTTGCCGAACCGGCCGGGAGAATCGTCGGCACGGAAGATGTCCTGATCATCGCGCCGAAGGCACTGCGTGTGCCGAAGCGGGCCACTCTGGCGGCTCTGGCGGACCATGGCTGGATTCTGATGCCGGACGAGACATGCGGTGCGCGGCGTGCGCTCCGAACCGCGATCGAACGGCAAGGCGGCCAGTTCCTGATCGCGGCGGAGGTTCACGACATCGAGCTGCAGATTTCCCTCGTCAGCAAGGGGCTGGGGGTCGGCATCATGCCGAGGCGAAAGCTGACCGCCGGCCTGAAGCAGAAGCTCCAGATCGTCGATGTCGGCGATCCGCAGCTGCGGCTCAGCGTTTTCGTCAAACGCGCAAAATATCTCTCCGGCATCAACAGGGGCATCGATTTCCTGGAGGAGGAGCTCATCCGGATCATGAAATAGACCGGGCGGCATCGGCGGGCCCAGGCGGACCCGACCGCCGATACCGGCCATGATCGCCTTCATCGACGAACACCCGGAGCCTATGGGGTCGAGTCTGCTCCAAAATCGCAGACAATCGTCGGCCAAAGGGATTGAAAATAAAGGGATAAAATGAGTGGCGGAGACGGAGGGATTCGAACCCTCGATACCCTTGTGGGGTATGCTCATTTAGCAAACGAGTGCCTTCAGCCTCTCGGCCACGTCTCCGTTACCGGCTCTATGCCCGATTGCCCGGCGCTTTGACAAGCCGTCAGTGTGAAAGATTATCAGCCATCTTCGTCGGGCTGAGGAAATGGCCGATGCACGCTGCCCCGAAAGTGATCGTGTCGCCCGCACACGGAGGCACCCGCCTGCGCCGCCTCGGCGCCGGGCTCGTCCTCCTGGCTGCTGCCGCGATGCCGCGTCCGGCAGCGGCCCAGGTGCAGTTCGTGGCTTGTGACAATGGCTTGCGCTGCGTGCAGGCGCCCTGCCCCTCGAGAGATGTCGTTCTCGTGCCGTCAGGCCGGCGCTATGCGAAGATCGATCCCGACCTCTCCAGCCTGCGGCCAGCGGATGCTGCACGCCGCGACCTCGCCACTGGCCTCTATTCCGGGCGCCTCGTCCTCGCCGGCACGGTGGAGGACGGACCGCCGGTGCGAATCACGGCGACGAAGGTCATTCGTCGCGCGACTGCCCATGAGGCGGCCCTCTGCCGGCGCCGCTGAAGCCTCGGCCCGAAAAGCGGATTGCGGTTTTCGGGGAAGCCTATGTAATTACAGATGGTTAGATCATCGCACCGGATACGATATCTGGTCCAATGATCCAAGGGCACGCCGTCAGCGCGTCGGCTTCACCGCCCCGGCAATCACGGCGATCTCGTCGGTCCAGATCCCGCCTGAATAGCCCGCGGGCAGACGGGACAAGTCGTCCAGCGTGTCCAGGCCCGTCGAAAACCCTCCGCCGTGATAGGGGCCGAGCGCGAAGACCTGGGTGCCGGCGCTGTCGAAGCGGTTGAGGAAACGGCTTGGCCAGCCCCAGAGCCATGGCGCGATGTTGATCGGCACCAGGACGATCATTCCGCGGCAGATCTCGGGCATCACGCCGGTCCAGCCATAGGCGACATAGCGTGTCAGGCAGCCAATCTGCGTGCGCCTGGACATGGCCGGGATATCGGGCCGGAGGCGCCGCAGCGTCTCGACCGGCTCGTCCCCGCCATAGACGATCAGGCGCGCACGGGCCTCAGACGGCAATGCCCCCAGGACGGCGGCGAGCTTCTCGCCCTCGCTCCTGTCCCGGCTCTTCACATTGATGGCGAAGCGCCGCCCGGGAAAGGCGGCAAATACCTCGTCGAGCGTCGGCATCATGCCGATGCCCTTGCCGCGCAGCGGATGGGTCTTGCCACCATCGGCGGTATAGCCATGGCCGACATCGAGCGCCTTCAGCTCCGCCATCGCATGCTCCCGCGTGACACCCTCCCCGTTCGTCCGGCATTCCAGGGTCCAGTCGTGGAAGACCGCGAACTGGCCGTCGGTGGTCGGGTGCACGTCGAGCTCGACGATATCGGCCCCGGCCTCGAAAGCTGCCCGCATGGATGGCAACGTGTTCTCGATGAAATCATGGCGCTGCGGCAGCATGCGCGCCGCGCTGCAGACATCGGTGCGCAGATCGGTCTTGTCGTAGAGCTGGGTGATGCCGCGATGGGCGAGCAAGGTCGGCCTGCCCTGCGGCCGGGAAGCCAGGAAGCTGCTGTTGCCGATCAGGATGAAGAGCGTGAGGAAAGAAAGGGCGGCGAGCGCAAGGCGTGGGAGACGGCGCATCACTTCATCCTTTGAACCGCGGGCGCGAGCGCCTATCAATGTTCCCGAAAATGGGAGCGTTAGAGCAGTCGCTCCCAATTATGGGAACATTATGATCGCAGCGGCATGATCGTCATCGGAGCCTCGGCCCTGGTCGACTATGGCGAGGCGCACCCGCAGGCTGGCCCTGGCCTGCGCGCGCTGAACGCGCTGCTGCGACAGGCGTCCTGGGGGACGCGCGGCGAGCTTGCGCGCGATTGCGGCGCGGTTGCTCGCTTCGTGAGCGAAGACGCGGTTGCGCTTGCCTTGCCGCATGTTGGCTGCAGCGTGACGTTCAGGGTCAATTTCGAGTTGGGCGTGATCCGCATCACCGCGGTCGCCGCCCTCAACGAGGAGGACGCAACGTGACGGAGCGCCAAGGCCTTCCGGTCCGGCCGATCAAGAGCGAAGCAGATCATCACGCCGCGCTGGCCGAGATCGACCGGCTGTTTGCCGCGGAGCCGGGCTCCGAGGCAGCCGACCGGCTCGAGGTTCTTTGCCTGCTGGTCGCCGATTACGAACGCAGGACCCATCAGATCGCTTCGACGGACCCCATCGCCTATCTGACCCTCGCGATGCAGGCGACGGGGCGGACACAAGCCGAGCTCGCCGAGCTACTCGGCTCGCGCTCGCGCGCCTCAGAGGTCCTGAACCGGCGGCGGCATCTCTCCGCCGAGATGATCGCAAAGCTCAGCGAAGCCTGGGGCGTGGCGCGCGAGCCGCTTTCGGCGCCGTATGCGGTGGCGGGCAGCGTCAAGCGCACCGCGCTGCGCGGCGCCGCCCTGCTCGGCCTCCTCGCGAGCCTCAGCCTGTCGGCGATCGGCGGTCTGTTCTGGGCGCACGGCAGGGACCTGCCGAGCACGGCCGAGATCGCACGCTATGCGCCGCCCGATCTCGAGCGCTACGGCCGGGACGGCGGCCTGACGGCGTATCGCCGGCCGGTGCCGCTCTCGACCATCCCGCCCCATGTGCTGAAGGCCTTCCTCGCGGCGGAGGACCAGGACTACTACCGCCATGGCGGCTACAGCGTGCCGGCGATCCTGCGGGCCGCAGCCCAGAACCTCGCGAGCCTGGGCGAGAGCCGGACTCCGGCAGGCGCCGCCACCATTACCCAGCAGCTCGCCAAGAACCTGCTGCTGCCTGGCCAGCCGCCCTCGCTCGCCCGCAAGGTGAAGGAGATCGTGCTGGCCAGCCGGATCGAGGACGCCCTGAGCAAGGACCGGATCCTCGAACTCTACCTCAACCAGATCTATTTCGGCGGCTACGCCTATGGCATCGCGGCGGCCTCGGCCCAGTATTTCGGCAAGAGCCCGGCCGATCTCGGCGTTGCGGAAGCCGCCTATCTCGCGGCCCTGCCGAAGGCGCCGAACACCTACCGGCTCGACATCGCCGACAACCGCGGACGCGCCAAGGAGCGGCGCGACTGGGTGCTCCGACGCATGGCCGATGACGGACTGATCACGGCCTCCGCCGCTCAGTTCGCCCAGGCCGAGCCATTGGTCGGCCCTTGAGATCGGCATCGCTCAGCGTGGCGCTCCTGAGCCCCGGCACCAGGGCGGAGGAGCGTGAGGATCAGGACTGCCTAGTGGGAGATCGGCACTGTCGCCAGGAATTGCTCGACCGCCAGGGGCACGATATCGGCATCCGGCTGCGCGCTCGAAAGGCCGGCAACGATATGGCCCAGCCACCGCCTCATGCTCTCGCTGCTGGCGGCTTGGAAGCAGAGTGACGGCTCGATATGAGCCCAGGCGATCTCAAAGGCCTCGCGCGCTGTTGCGAGCTCGAGGAGTTCGGGAAGGGAGCTGAACGGCATAGGGCACCTCCGGCACCCGCAAAACTCAGCATCGAACCCGACCCGCGGCAAGATGACGAATTCCGACCCAAGCCGCAGCTCTCGCAGAGTTCAGTCGGCGCGTTCGGCATCCATGATGAAGGTCGCGCCGATCGAGTGCTGGCTGCGCCAGGCAATCCGCACGCAGCTGTTGATGTGCAGGGCCGGGGCGATCAGCCTGAAGACGTCTGGCGCTTCAAACCCCATCGGCACGCGCAGCTTCACACCGGACACCGAGACATCGCGGATAATGCAGGGAATCTCGTTGTTCTGGCCGGGAAGACGGATTCGCGCTTCCTGCACAACCTTCTTGCGGTGGTGGCGGCGCTCGTCAGTCTGACCCTGCAATTCACAAATCCCCGCCACGATCGATCGGTTCAAGTCTATCTGGAACCTGCGCCCGGCACGTTACCGATGACGTACAACCCGCAAGGAACCCGGGCAAGTCTGCCAGACCGTCCAGGCAGCCAACCCACAATGAGTTGATCGACAACCGCGCATGACAGGCGTGCATGGACAGGGGGTCGTTGGTAGCGGTGTGCCTGCGCGCCAAAGCCATGCAAGGTCGCTGGAGCGAGCGGAGCCGCCAAGTCTCGAAGAGCCCTTTGCTGCAGAGCAGGAGAAGAGATCATGCGCCACCATCTCAAGCTGAAATCACTTCTCATGCTCTTGGCCCTCCTGGCGAGCGTCGTGGCGCCCCTGCCCAGCCTGGGCACGGCCGAAGCGCAGGTCCGCTCCTCCGGTTCGCGACAGATGTCGGGGCAGACTGCACGCAGGGGCCACCATTCCAGCGCGCAACGGCCACAGCGTGGCAACAGGGCGCATGTGAGCCGGCCGCAGCACCGTCCGCATACGCGCCCGTCGCATGTCCATCGGCCGAGCCCGCATGTCCGGCATCATCGCCCGGGGCGTGTGACCGTCGTTCACCCGCGGCGTCACTGGCATCGCGGCGGAGCGGTTGCAGCGGGGGCGGCGCTCGGCTTCATCGCCGGGGCAGCGGCTGTCTCGCTCGCCGGCCCGGCGCCGCGCGCGGGCTATTGCTGGTATTACACCACGCCCCAGCGCACGACCGGCTTCTGGGACTGGTGCCCCCGCTGAACGGGTGCCTCACTCCGGCCGAATGCCCAAGGTTCCGCAGCGGAAGGGCCCGGGAACCATCGCCCTGGGAGCACGGTAACGCTTTCCCTCGTTCAAGAGCGCGCGAGCGTGCTGTCGATGATCGCCAAATCGTTGGCGCCCGGACGAATGGCTACGTTCGTGATGCCGAGAAAATTGCGGAGCTCGCCGGCCGGGACGGTCAGGGGACCGGGCGAGGCGGCACTCCCCGGCACCGGCTGGGGAAAGGCCGTGGACCGTGCGGTGTGGAAGGTCACGTTGCCCTCCACCTTCTGCATGATCTGGTGGATGTGGCCGTTGAGGACGGTGACGGACCCGAAGGGCCTGAGCAGTGCAAGCGCCTGCGCGCTGTCCTCGGTACCCCAGCCCCAATCGGCATAGACCGTCCAAAGCGGGATATGCGCGAAGACCACGATGGGGGCCGAGGCGCTGCGGCCGCGCAAATCGTCGGCGAGCCATTTCAGTTGCTCCGGCCCGAGTTGGCCGAGCCCGCCGGCCCTGAGGTTCACGACATTGACCAGGGCGATGAAATGCACGCCGCCCTCGTCGAAGGAATACCACCCGGCGCCCTGCTTGCCCTTGCCGTACCGCTGCGAATAGGCCTGCCCGTTGCCCTCGTCGATCACGTCATGTTCGCCAGGCACGTAGTGAACGTCCAGCCTCGCGCCACCGATGACACGCGCCGCATCATCGAATTGAGCGGCCGTGGAGAGATGCGTGATGTCGCCCGTATGGATCATGAAGGCGGGCTTGGCCGGGAGCGCCCCGATCTGGGCGATGGCCTCCGTGAGCGTGTCGAGAGCATGCGGGTTCGCAGCCTTGTCGAAGCCGACATGGCTGTCGGATATCTGCAGGAAGGTGAACCCCTTGGTGACCGCTTCTGCGGCTTCCGCCTTGCCGAGCAGGCCCAGCGAGACCGGAACCCCGCTTGCAACCGTCCAAAGCACGCCGGTTCCGGCCCAGATCATGCATTCGAGCGTCTCGCGGCGTGTGGTGGCAGGCCGCTCAGTATCGATCCGATGATGTGTCATGGTCGATCTCCCAAGAACGCAACCAGGCTGCGTTCATTGAGAAGACAGGTCTTCAGCGCCGTTTATTCCCGAACATGGGAATTTTCGTCATCGGCTCTGTGCAGCAATGCGACGCTCGGTCCGCGGGATGCGCGAGCGGGAGGATCGAAGCAAAACGCGGGCCCCGCCTCCGGCAATCGTGGTGCCGACACCGTGCGGATTCTCGCCCGCCGAACGGTTTCGCCGTGGTCCAGACAAGCAATCTTGCATCGTGAAGGCTCGCATGTATGGATAAGACACTATTCGGCTGCTCGATTCCTGTCTGCAAGCCTTGGAAAGTTCTCCAGCGCGCGCCGACAAGAACACTAGCACCTACATGCTTACCAACGGTCAAAATCACAAGATATAATCTACTAAGGGACCACGGCTATGGCTCTCAAACTACTGAATGCAGATGCGATCCGCGATAGCGCATTCTCCGTGCAACCTTATCCGCATTTCCTTGGTGAGAACTTTCTGAGACCTGAGGCCATCCCAGATATACGCAGGGATTACCCGGCCATTACGAAGCCGGGCTATCTGACCGTCGACGATATCGAACTGGCCGGAAGCTTTAAGCAGTTGATCGATGAAATGGAGAGCCCGGACCTTACCGAGGTGCTCTCGAAGCGCTTTGGCAAGGACCTCCACGCTTATCCGCGCCTGACCACTGTCCGAAAGCTCTCGCAGGCCAAGGACGGGCGCATTCATACCGATGGCCCCAGCAAGGTCATGACCGTGCTGCTCTACCTGAATGACGACTGGTCACCGGATGCGGAAGGCCGGCTGCGCGTGCTCTATGACGGCACGAATTTCGAGCCCTTCGCCTGCGAGGTGCCTCCGACCATGGGCGCCGTTTTCGGCTTCCTGCGCTCCGACAATTCCTGGCACGGCCACAAGCCTTTCACGGGCGAGCGGCGTGTCGTTCAGACGGCGTGGATCACCGACGCATCCGAGCTCGAGCGCAAGAAGAGCAGAAACACGGTCGCGAAGTTCTTCAAGAGCATCTTCGGCCGCTAGGTTCATTGTGGATGGCCCGCTCGGCAGACCGGCGAAGGTTTCGCGCCGGGCTTCCGCGGGCCATTGCGGTGCCTGGCCGAAAGCCGGGGGCCAAGAGCCTTGCGCCCATGGCCCGATAGGGCGTTCGACGCAAAATAGCGATTAAATCAAGGCCTCGATAGACCGTCAGGCATGACTTCGTGTCACCGGTCCATGTCACCTGACGAGGCCCGTACCTCCAGCGAAACGCAGTGTTGAGCAATCCCTCCGGGCCGCCTACGCTCTCTCCGTGATAGACCTTCCCCCCGCTTGGGCCCATCTTCAGCCGGCCTCCCTCAAGGCGCTCCTTGAGCCCCCCGGCAGGGTCCCGCAGGCTGTCCGCCTCACGCCCGATAGGCTCTCCGTCGAGGTCGCCCTTCAGGCTCCCATGGTCATCGCCGCGAGGCTCCTGCTGGCGCTTGCGGTGGAGAAGGGTGGACTGGTCCTCACCCCTGCGGGAGCCCTGAAGCGGGCCGATGTCCGGCATGTCTTCGACCGGACGGAGTGGCCGGGATACGACAAGGCCACCACTCCCGCGACGAACAAGGTCATCAACGAGCACGATGCCTACGGAGTCCTGTTCACACGGATCGTGCTGCAGGCAGCCCGGCTCCTGCGGAAGCGCTCGGGGGTGCTAAAGGCGAGCAAGGCAGGCAAGGCCATGCTGGCGCCCGAGGCCGCCCCCGCGCTGCTCGCCGAGCTGTTCGAAGCGACATTCTGGAAAGTGAACCTCCAGGACTTCGACCGGAACCCGCTTGAGTTCTGGCCCCAGCACCACATGGGCGTGATCCTGTGGAGCCTGTCGGTGACCGCGCATGGCTGGTCCCATGCGAAGGACCTGATGCCGGCCTGTACGATCATGGAGACCATCGAGGACCCGATTGCTCCCGACTTTCCCGAGTTCGCCCTGACGACGCGGGTGCTCCGGCCGCTGTCATGGCTCGGGCTACTCGAGAGCCGAAGATCGGAGAAGAGGCCCGACGGCGGGCTCGATGACGTTTTCCGGAAGACCCCGCTATTCGACCAGTTGTTGCGGTTTGAGGTGGAGCTGAAGGGCAGCAGCGAGGCGCGGCACTGAAGCGGAGATTTCGCGAGCTGGATGTTTGACCGGCCCCGTCAGCAGCAGCGCACCTCTCGCTTTCCGCGTCGGGCTTGCAGGTCCCCAGGGATGGCAGGCCATCAGCACCGCGCCGACGAGCAAGCGGGTGCTCGTGCTGTTTCAGTCTGGCGAGATGGAGGTCTGTTACCAGACCAATCACGGGGACGGCATCAAGGGCTCATGGCGGTTCTCCTTCGCTGATCGCGGCAGGCAGGCCCCATGGCCTACACATTGGCATCCTCTGCCCGCAGCCCTGACGCCCTCTGGGCGAGGAGGACAGCCTGAGTAGGTGGACGAAGGCCGAATGGTGGAAGGTGCTGCATTGTTCCGCATTCGCAGTCGGCGGTGTGATCTTCCTCGTGTTCTCTGCCGCGTCCCTGTTCGTGAAGATCGTGTCCATGGTTGAGGGTTGGGCCGAGCGAAAGGAACTGATGGCCCGCTACCGCCTCAAGGAGCCCGCCCATGAAGGAAGCGTTCAGTGTGTCCAAGGTAGATGCCGACGAGGATGATCTCGTTACCATTCGCATACGATCGAACGCGACCTATTGAGGCTTTAGACGGTCACGAGCGGATACACCGCCCTGAACAAAACGGAGAACATCGCCGAACTGGCGAGGTCGTTCCCGCCGACGCAATCGACGCCTGAAGAGATCGCGGGCCGCCGCGAGGAACGCCGCAAACGGATCGACGCGGCGAAGGCAGGCCAGCTTGCCCCGAAGGATCATCGCGGTCGGCATAACCGTTAACCGCCCGCTTGCACAAAGCTACATTCTTCCCCCATAAAGCCACGACTTCGCCACGAGTGTTACAAAGGGGCTGGTATGGCGAACCCGTTCTGTCGCGCCGGTATTGTCGGCTTGTTGGTATCTGGCTGCTCGGCCCAATCGGTGCCGACAGTCGAGTCAATCACGAAGCCGACGATGGAAACGTTTGCCCGTTTAGGGAGTTGGCGGCCCTGGCAACCAGCTCAACAAGAGAAGCTTCAGCCGGCTCCCGTCGTGCTTTCTGATGCTCCGCCTGAGCCGAGCAAGCCGATGTCCATCACGCCCGCGCAGGAGAAAATTACGGCTTCGATACCCAAGCCCGCGCCTGTGGTCGCTAGCGCACCCAAACGAACGCCTCCGCCGGTTCCCCGCGTTGTGCCCGCTGCGGTGCCAACGGAACCGAGCAAGAGCGTACCGACGCTAGTATCGTGCCGCACCAGCAACGAACCCGGTCAACGCGTCAGCATGGAATGCAGCCCTGTCGACTGACAGCTGCGATTCAGCTTCGGACCAATCGGCCCTCGAACGGCCAGACGGCGTTCTTCGCGTGCAGAACAGAGGAAGCAGCGATCATTGCGCCGTTTGCGGATGACCTTGAGGGTTATTTACGGGCCACCCAGGTGCTCGCCTCGAAGAAGCCGGGCATAAAGGCACAATTGATCGCAGGCGCGGGGCTTTGAACCGCATGACCATGTTCGTCGTCGGGACCAGGACTATGCAGAGCGGCGGGCTCTCCCAGCGAGCCTATTGCCTGGCACGTCCATCTCTGATTTTCGGACGTATTGGGCGATCCGCCGCGCGGGGACTGTAAGCAAGCGAAACCGGCACGGCCTGCGCCTCACGCTGGCCGCAACCGCCGTGGACACGTCAACGTGAGGCACGGTTAGCAGCTTGATGGGGGGACGGAATGAAGGAGCCAGATTGGGACAGCCTGCGGCAGGACCAGTTGATTTATGCTGCCGCGGTCAACGCTTGGCACGCAAATCGGAATACTCAGCGGATCTACACGCTGCTCTGTTGGGCGACCGGTGTCGCTGTCGGGCTTTACGTGCACCACGTAGGCTGGCGCGGTCTGCTGGGCGGTTGGCTCTGGACTGCCGATAAGCTCTGACTGTCCCGTTTTTCGGCCGTCAACGATCGACAACCACTGAGCGGATCGGCTGGTTTGTGGCTTGCAAGCCGTCAGGTCAGGCTTGTTGCGGGTTCAGAAAGGGAGACCCGCAACATGTTCACTGATTTCACTCTTGCCATCCTGCTCGCCTACTTCGCGCTGGAATGCTCGGTCCATATTCGGGCGATCAGGATGCGCATGAAGAGGCGCCACAGCGCCAAGGAGCGCGCCCTCGACCGCCTCGCACTGAAGGTCGTGCGGCTATCGGCTGGTGTCGCGATGGCCTTGCCCCTCGCCGCCGTCTGACGGTCAATCAGCGGCGGTAAAGGCCGCATCTACCTCCGCCGCCGTCGAGATCGTTCCGGCCTCGATGGCGGCTTTCACACGCGCGAACGTCTGAAACGTGGCGCTGGCGTGCGCTTGAACCCCGTCGCTGATCAGAGCCATCGCGGTGGCATTGACCGGATAGGTGTTGCCGTCGGCGCCATGCCGGACTGTGGTCCAATCAGGATCAGCCGCAGCGGCCACGCGCGCGTCCATGATCATGATCTTGCTGTGATCGTCGGTCGCGACAGGAACACCGGCCACCGCGATCCCACCGATCTCAACCAGCCAGCGCAGCTCGGCAGCGTAAGCGATGAGGTTGACCGGCGCCAGCACCAGGGGGAATACGCCCCGGCTAGCCGGGTTCATCCGGGCTCGACGTCGTCGGGGCATTCGAACCAGTCGATTTCCGCGACAAACCTCCCCTCGGGATCGGTCTCCGTCGTTTCAATCACGACATCGTCGTCGCTCAGGGTCGCCTGAAGGTCCTTCGGCACCGCTTTGCGGAACCAAGACACGCCTGCCCTGGGA includes:
- a CDS encoding DUF4376 domain-containing protein, coding for MNPASRGVFPLVLAPVNLIAYAAELRWLVEIGGIAVAGVPVATDDHSKIMIMDARVAAAADPDWTTVRHGADGNTYPVNATAMALISDGVQAHASATFQTFARVKAAIEAGTISTAAEVDAAFTAAD